Proteins from a genomic interval of Quercus robur chromosome 9, dhQueRobu3.1, whole genome shotgun sequence:
- the LOC126700357 gene encoding glutathione transferase GST 23-like — protein MAEDSVKLLGYWFSPYSLKVKWALKLKGIQYQYVEEDLQNKSPMLLQYNPVHKKIPVLVHDDKPLAESLIILEYIDEVWKQNPLLPIDPYERAKARFWAKFVDDKCVPALMAAFTKQGEEQERAVKEAHENFKILESGLEGKRFFGGETIGFVDIAAGWLGCWAQMTGEIIGIKLIDAETMPLLDSWFQDFLGIPLIKECMPPQDKLLEHIKELHKKF, from the exons ATGGCTGAAGACTCTGTAAAGTTGCTAGGCTATTGGTTCAGTCCTTATTCCCTAAAAGTAAAGTGGGCTTTGAAACTGAAAGGGATCCAGTACCAGTATGTGGAAGAGGATCTCCAAAACAAAAGTCCCATGCTCTTGCAGTACAACCCTGTCCATAAAAAAATTCCAGTCCTTGTCCATGATGATAAACCCTTGGCAGAGTCACTTATCATTCTTGAATATATTGATGAGGTGTGGAAGCAGAACCCTCTCCTTCCAATAGATCCATATGAAAGGGCCAAAGCACGGTTCTGGGCCAAATTCGTTGATGATAAG TGTGTGCCAGCACTGATGGCCGCATTTACCAAACAGGGGGAGGAACAAGAGAGAGCTGTCAAAGAAGCTCATGAGAATTTCAAGATTCTTGAAAGTGGTCTTGAGGGGAAGCGCTTTTTTGGTGGTGAAACAATAGGCTTTGTGGATATTGCTGCTGGCTGGCTTGGATGCTGGGCTCAAATGACCGGGGAAATCATAGGCATAAAGCTGATTGATGCAGAGACCATGCCTTTACTCGATTCTTGGTTCCaagattttcttgggatccctCTTATTAAAGAATGTATGCCACCTCAGGATAAATTGCTAGAGCACATCAAGGaattacacaaaaaattttga
- the LOC126700355 gene encoding glutathione transferase GST 23-like has protein sequence MAEDSVKLLGYWASPFAIRVKWALKLKGIQYQYVEEDLPNKSPMLLQYNPVYKKVPVLVHDDKPLAESLVILEYIDEVWKQNLLLPIDPYERAKARFWAKFAEDKCGPAVIAAFSKKGEEKEKAAKEARENLKTLESGLEGKPFFGGETIGFVDTAAGWIGCWAQMTGEIIGIKLIDAETMPLLDAWFKDFLEVPFIKECMPPQDKLLEHTKEFHKILTAAST, from the exons ATGGCTGAAGACTCTGTGAAGTTGCTAGGCTATTGGGCAAGTCCTTTTGCCATTAGAGTTAAGTGGGCTTTGAAACTGAAAGGGATCCAGTACCAGTACGTGGAAGAGGATCTCCCAAACAAAAGTCCCATGCTATTGCAGTACAACCCTGTTTATAAAAAAGTTCCAGTCCTTGTCCATGATGATAAACCCTTGGCAGAGTCACTCGTAATTCTTGAATATATTGATGAGGTGTGGAAGCAGAATCTTCTCCTCCCAATAGATCCATATGAAAGGGCCAAAGCACGGTTTTGGGCCAAATTTGCCGAAGACAAG TGTGGGCCAGCAGTGATTGCTGCATTTAGCAAGAAGGGGGAGGAAAAAGAGAAAGCTGCAAAAGAAGCTCGTGAGAATTTAAAGACTCTTGAAAGTGGTCTTGAGGGGAAGCCTTTTTTTGGGGGTGAAACAATAGGCTTTGTGGATACTGCTGCTGGCTGGATTGGATGCTGGGCTCAAATGACTGGGGAAATCATAGGCATAAAGCTGATTGATGCAGAGACCATGCCTTTACTTGATGCTTGGTTCAAAGATTTCCTTGAGGTCCCTTTTATTAAAGAATGTATGCCACCTCAGGATAAATTGCTAGAGCACACCAAGGAATTCCACAAAATTTTGACTGCTGCATCGACTTGA
- the LOC126699297 gene encoding phosphoribosylaminoimidazole-succinocarboxamide synthase, chloroplastic, whose translation MSQCMSSLNPPKTLINPKISIKKPSFPSIFTFKTRPRFQKLTTISASVMPSQNQDHPPLSLDSLISSSRKDELFGSIKSSLSNCLSETNLHLTVPGLKSKTRGKVRDIYDSGDYLVLVTTDRQSAFDRILASIPFKGQVLNETSLWWFDKTRHITSNAVVSSPDKNVTIAKKCSVFPVEFVVRGYVTGSTDTSLWTVYKKGVRNYCGNVLPDGLVKSQKLPENILTPTTKAADHDVPVTPDEIVKRGLMTQADYDEASRKALSLFEYGQRVALEHGLILVDTKYEFGKANDGSVVLIDEVHTPDSSRYWIANSYDERFQNGLEPENVDKEFLRLWFKDHCNPYEDEVLPDAPADLVCELAWRYIFLYETITKSKFEMPLMEEPIHDRISQNVARALASLQ comes from the exons atgtctcagTGTATGTCTAGCTTAAACCCACCCAAAACCCTGATCAACCCCAAAATCTCAATAAAGAAGCCATCTTTCCCTTCAATCTTTACCTTCAAAACAAGACCCAGATTCCAAAAACTCACaacaatctctgcctcagtgaTGCCAAGCCAAAACCAAGACCACCCACCACTCTCATTGGACTCTCTCATCAGTAGTAGTCGCAAAGATGAGCTTTTTGGGTCAATCAAAAGCTCCTTGTCTAATTGTCTCTCTGAAACCAATCTCCACCTCACTGTCCCTGGCCTCAAATCCAAAACCAGAGGCAAG gtTAGAGATATTTATGATAGTGGGGACTATCTTGTTCTTGTCACTACTGATAGGCAAAGCGCTTTTGACAGAATTCTTGCTTCCATTCCCTTCAAGGGccag gttctGAACGAGACGAGTTTGTGGTGGTTTGACAAAACTCGACACATAACTTCGAATGCAGTTGTGTCTTCACCGGATAAAAATGTTACAATTGCAAAGAAATGTTCTGTTTTTCCTGTTGAATTTGTTG TTAGAGGCTATGTGACTGGAAGTACTGACACATCATTATGGACAGTCTACAAGAAAGGTGTCCGAAATTACTGTGGCAATGTGCTCCCAGATG GCTTGGTAAAAAGCCAAAAGCTTCCTGAAAATATACTCACACCAACAACTAAGGCAGCTGATCATGATGTCCCTGTAACTCCAGATGAG ATAGTTAAACGTGGACTGATGACTCAAGCTGATTATGATGAAGCAAGTAGGAAAGCATTGAGCTTGTTTGAATATGGACAG CGCGTTGCTTTGGAACATGGCTTGATACTGGTAGACACTAAATATGAATTTGGAAAGGCAAATGATGGTTCAGTTGTTTTAATTGATGAG GTGCATACTCCCGATTCAAGCAGATATTGGATTGCCAATTCTTATGATGAACGCTTTCAGAATGGTCTTGAACCTGAAAATGTTGATAAG gAGTTCCTGCGGTTGTGGTTCAAAGATCATTGCAATCCATATGAAGATGAG GTCCTCCCTGATGCCCCTGCAGATCTTGTTTGTGAACTAGCTTGGCG ATACATTTTCTTGTACGAGacaataacaaaatcaaaatttgagatgCCATTGATGGAG GAGCCAATACATGATCGAATTTCTCAAAATGTTGCACGTGCTCTGGCCTCTTTACAGTAA